Part of the Pseudomonas sp. M30-35 genome is shown below.
CTGGTGAAATCCTGTTTCGCAGCCCCTGTTTAATGCAGGGTTATTATCTGGAGCCCGAAAAAACATCCGAGACCTTGCAAGACGGCTGGTTGCATACAGGTGATAAAGGTCAGGTTGATGCTGATGGTTACTTGAGGATTACCGGTCGAGTCAAAGATATCTTCAAAAGCAGTAAGGGTAAGTACATTGCCCCTGCGCCGATCGAGGGTGTGATTGCCAAGAATCTGTTGATTGAACAGGTGTGTCTCATGGGCAGTAATCTTGATCAACCTCTTGCGCTGATTGAGTTGTCGAGTGCCGCTCGTGCTCAGCCCCGCCAGCAGCTTGAACAAGCACTTGAGACTGTTAGGGTTGAACTCAATCAACAACTGCAACCCCACGAGCGAGTGAGTCATTTTATTCTGGTGCGTGAGCCGTGGACGGTGGATAACGGTTGCATGACCCCAACAATGAAAATTCGCCGCAATGTATTGGAAGAGCGTTTCTCCCCGGAAGTGTTAAACCTACAGGCTGAACAATCACTGTATTGGCAGCAATAGTTGTAGTTAAGGTCGCTGAGTAAAATTGGCGCTTAATCCGTCAAACCTGCTCAACGATGATTGTGTGGCGCTGAATAATCAGACTCAAGGAGTTGCTATGACCGGTCCGCTCGCTTCGCTCAAAGTGTTGGACTTTTCAACCTTGCTGCCGGGGCCTTTTGCCTCGCTGCTGTTGGCTGACATGGGGGCGCAGGTGTTGCGGGTTGAGTCGCCTACGCGGGTCGACCTTGTACGTATTTTGCCGCCGCATGTCGATGGTGTCTCAGCCAGCCACGCTTATCTCAATCGCAATAAGCGCAGCATTGCCTTGGATTTGAAACAAGCAGCCGCGGTTGATGTGGTCAAGCAACTGGTCATGGAGCATGACATTGTGCTTGAACAGTTCCGGCCCGGGGTGATGGATAAACTCGGTGTTGGCTATGAAGCGTTAAAGGCGATAAACCCCAGATTGATATACGTCTCTATCACCGGTTACGGGCAAACCGGGCCGTACAAGGACCGCGCTGGACACGACATCAACTACCTGGCACTGGCTGGCGTTGCGAGTTACACCGGGCGCAGCGAATCCGGGCCGTTGCCGCTTGGGGTGCAGCTCGCCGATATAGCGGGCGGTTCGCTGCATGGCGTCATGGGGCTTTTAGCTGCGGTTATTCAGCGTAATGTCACTGGCGAAGGCCAGTATGTTGATATCAGCATGACGGACTGCGCCTTCAGCCTCAATGGCATGGCCGGTGCGGGCTATTTAGCCGCGGGGGTTGAGCCGGAGATGCAAAAGCAGGCGCTTAACGGCGGCAGTTTCTATGACTATTACCGCACACGGGATGGCCGCTGGATTTCAGTAGGGAGTCTGGAGCCGCAATTCATGCAGCAGTTTTGTGCGGCAATTGGTCGTCCAGAGCTGGCTTTACGGGGTCTGACACAAAAACCAGAGGATCAACAGGCCCTTAAGCGGGAGCTGGAGATCGAATTTGAAAAGCACGATTTTGATGAGCTGTGTCAGCGCTTTTCGCAAACCGATGCCTGCGTTGAGCCGATGCTCAATCTATCCGAAGCCTGTGAACATCCGCAGCTCAAGGCCCGAGAAGTGGTCATAGACGTGCCGCGTGAAGGGCAGGCGGCGCAAAAACAGTTGGCCTGTCCAATCAAGTTCTCCTCAGGTCTACCCGCGCCCCGGCATGTTGGGGCTGAGGTCGGTGCGCATACGACTGAAGTGCTCGCTGAACTCGGTTATAGCGAGCAGCAAATTGCAGAGTTAAAGGCCAGCAAAGCTGCAATCTGAAACCCGTTTACGCTTGGGTAAGGGTCATCAATACATCGGCGTACCAGGTGCAATTGAGCCCCAGCGCTTCATCAAGCTCAAGATCACGGGTGCCGACATCAAGACGAGCAGAGTGAATGCCCAAAAGGACCCAGGGTAATTCACCGAGCGCTTGCTTTTGTGCCGAAGTCGCACGCATTACCACGGGGGCGCCACTGATGCCACGGTGCGTGCGGGCATCGCTCAAGAAATAGCCTTCGCCCTGAAATCTGAGGCCGAATGATGATGCGATAACCGCCTGCCTGACCACGGGAATATGGTGCAAGGTGTCGTGAAAGCCCAGTGGGAAGCCCACCACCAGCAATGAGCTGCCGACTTCTACCTGATCCAATGAGTGCTGCAAATGCGCGGGAGTGAAAGCCTGATAGAACATTTTTTCAGGCAAGGCCGCGCGATTGAGTTCGATCACCGCGACGTCAATTTCTCCGGTGGCATCCTCGGCCTGACGCCAGATACTTTTGCCATCCAGGTACAAAGGGACCGAAAATCCGATCGACTCTGCAATGTTGTCCACATCGGTGTGCAACTCGATTTCAATGCGATTGGGATAGTGCTCGGTGGCCGCGTCGACCACCACGTGACGGCTGGTCACTAAAAATAGTCGCTTATCACGCTCAAAGAAAAAGCCAGTTGCGTTGGTCAGTTGACGGTCCTGATCAAATGTCCACAAGCGGGTAGCGGTAAGCAAAATGGGTTCGATCATTAGCCTGTCCTTGCGCAATTAGAAATTGAGTATGCACGTTCGAGACCGCGCATGGAAATTGCCCAGCAGCGCATTTATGGGGCAGGCCAAGGCCCGTGTGGCCGTTGACGCGAGACCTGCGTAACGGGGCTCAAGCATGCAGCGGCTTCGCGAGGACAATAATTATTAGATGCGGTGGCGAGGGTTATTCGACGCGCTGCTCGCCAGTGAAGCTCAGCGTGACTTTACAGCGTCGACAGAAATAGCGCCGACCTTTAGCAACCAGCGCATGGCGTTGGGCAGAGAAGGGGAACTCACCTTTGCTGTCCGGGCAAGTGCAGCGGTAGATATAACGCTGCACTTGGCGACGCTGGACCGCATAGCTGTGGCAGCGATGAGGCGGCAGTTCGTAAACGCCACGCATGATTAGTTGCCACTCTTCGCCGTGGGCCTGAATGCTTAACCCAAATAGATGATGGGCAATCAGGTGGGCGACTTCGTGGGCAACGGTTTGCGTTAGAAAGTCTTGCTGGTTATCACGGTACAGTTGCAGGTTAAAACGCAGCTTGTTCTCCGTGAGGTGGGCGACTCCAGCCTTTTGTCCACGCAGCTTGAAACTAACTTCCGGGCGCGGAAAGGGTTGCTTGAAGAAGGCCTCAGCTTGTAAGTAACAGGCTTCTACGCGGTCGTGGATCTGGTCGGGCATAGGCTTCACAGCAACTAATCAGAGGCCCAATTATGCCCGTGCCAAGCCGTTCTGGCAGCTGTTAAACGACGAAACCACCCGTGGGTGGTTTCGTCAGATGTTTTCAGCTATTGATCAACTGGTGTATTCCGGGCCAATGCCTATCCCCCAAAAAATGACCGATGCGGCAATCATCGCCACCAGAACCACCAAACCAACGGCGAGCACTGAACTTGAGAACATAAACCCCTCGTCCTCAGGAATGCTCATGAAGGTTGGAATACCCACGTAAAGCAAGTACACCGTGTAGCAAATGGCTATTGTGCCAAGTATCAAACCCAACCACATGTGCGGATAGAGTGCAGCCAAACCTCCTATAAACAGTGGGGTCGCGGTATAAGCGGCAAACACCACGCAGCGGGTGAATGATGGCGTGGCGTCATAGGTGCGCGCCATCCAGTGAATAAACGCGCCCATGACTGCAACCCCTGCAAGCATGGCGATATAGGACATGATCGTGAGGTACAGTGCGCTACTTTCGGTCAGCATCACCGGTTCGCGCTGGCCGATTGACCAGCCTACCTGCGTGGTTCCGATATACGCCGATACTGCGGGAATCGCCGCGAGTACCAGGACGTGGGTGAGATACATGTGGCTGATGGATTCTTCTTCGCCACGTATTTCTTGCCATTCTTGGTCGGGATGGGTGAAGAGCCCCCAAACATGGTGGATCATACAGGCACCTCCTCTTGTTATCCGGCCGCCCCCCAGCGGAGTGCCCGAGACGCGTGGGCAGCGTTGCCGGGTACAGGCCAATTTAAATGCGACCGTATGTCGCAGTATAGGCAAAGACTAGAAAAGGCAAGGGCAATACCCTTAGAGCAAATAGGTATTTAGAACTCACTGGTAATAGCGAGTGAGAATTTCCATGGCCTTGTTGATCGACTGCAAGCGCTGCGTATTGCCGCCCCGGTCCGGGTGATGAATGCTCACTAATTGGCGATAGCGCTGCTTGATCCGCACTAAATTGAGGGTTTCAGTGCTGTTTTGGAGTTCGAATAGCTCAAGGGCGGCCAGTTTTTCATCGCCGCCTTGCATACGCGTCCAGAAACTCACCAATAGCTTTTCAACATCGCGTTCTTCAATACCGCTCAAGTTGGCCATGTCCAGGTAATAGCTGCGCAGTGGGTCATGTTCGCCCAAGGTTTGCTGCCCCGATTGCGGGTCGACTTGAAAGGGGCGTAACTCGATCAAGATTGCGCTGATGTGTAGATCGGCGCTTTGTTGCTGCCAAAGCTGATCGCGCAGGCGATAGAGCGCGTTAAACAATAGGAAATGGGTGCGAAACAAGGCCAGTTTGTCGGTCAACGGCACGTTGGGGATATGCGTTGAGTTCAGGCTTTTCAGCTGCTGAATAAGCGCGTACTCGCTAAGCCCTTCGGGTGCAGCCTGTAGCAGGCTCAGTAGCTGCTCGGGTAAATCGAGGTTTGGGTCAAGAACATCAGTCATGGGCTAAGCCTACCAACTGTGTCGCCAGCTCGCAGCGAGTGATCGAGTTGAGCGCCGGTAACTGTGTCCAAAGTCTCATTTGTCACTTGCGCGGCTAAATCGCTGCATCAGGCGATTAATGGGGTGGGGCGGCGCGCACAATCTAGGTAAACTGTCGGGCTTTAGTATTTCTATGCGGACACCAGCGCACCATGGGCACCCTCTCGGTCAATCAGAACAAACTGCAAAAACGTCTGCGTCGTCAGGCTGGCGAAGCTATTGCCGACTACAACATGATCGAAGATGGCGACAAGGTGATGGTGTGCCTGTCGGGCGGTAAAGACAGTTACACCATGCTCGATGTGCTGCTGCATTTGCAGAAAGTAGCGCCGATCAAGTTTGAAATTGTCGCAGTGAACATGGATCAAAAGCAGCCAGGTTTCCCTGAGCACGTGCTGCCAGCGTATCTGGAGTCGATTGGCGTGGCGTATCACATCGTCGAGAAAGACACCTATTCAGTGGTCAAGGAAAAGATACCTGAAGGCAAAACGACCTGTTCGCTGTGCTCGCGCCTGCGTCGCGGCACTCTTTACACTTTCGCTGATGAAATTGGCGCAACCAAAATGGCTTTGGGCCATCACCGTGACGATATTCTGGAAACCTTCTTCCTCAATATGTTCTACGGCGGCACCCTGAAAGCCATGCCGCCCAAGCTGCGTTCTGACGACGGGCGCAACGTGGTGATTCGTCCGCTGGCCTACTGCAACGAGGCGGACATCGAAGCCTATTCGACGTTGAAAGAGTTCCCGATCATTCCGTGCAACCTGTGCGGCTCGCAAGAGAACCTGCAGCGCCAGGTGGTCAAGGAAATGCTGCAAGAGTGGGAGCGCAAAACCCCTGGGCGCACCGAGATCATGTTTCGCTCACTGCAGAACATTGTGCCGTCGCAATTGGCTGACCGAGCGTTGTTCGACTTCGCCAGCTTGAAGATCGATCAGGATGCGACGCCGCGCTTTGTTGATGTAATGAACCTCTGAACCTCTGAATCGCAGCTGCCTCTATTTCCAGTCTGCAAGCAAAGGCTCGCAGGCGGCTGCGTTAAAGTCGGACAAACTCTTGGCAAAGGTAATCAATGCGCGACTACAAATGGCTTAACGAATATTGCCTGAATCGTTTTGGTTCTGCCGCCGAGCTTGAAGCCCACTTGCCTCAACCTGCGTCGGCTGAGTATCTACGCAGCATTACCGATGACCGCTACTTGTCGGTGATGAGTTTGCGGGTGTTTCGTGCTGGGTTGAGGCACAGTGTGATTGATGCCAAATGGCCTGCCTTTGAGCAGGTTTTCTTTGGTTTTGACCCCGAGAAAGTCGTGCTGATGGGCGCTGAGCGGATTGAAAACCTGATGCAGGACGCACGGATCATTCGTCACCTTGGCAAGCTCAAGAGCGTGCCGCGTAACGCTCAGTTTATTCTCGATGTGCGCCACGAAAAGGGCAGTTTCGGTGAGCTTATTGCCGGTTGGCCGGTGGCTGATATTGTTGGCTTGTGGAAGTACATCGCCAAACAGGGTGCGCAAATGGGTGGTTTGTCCGCACCACGGTTTTTACGCATGGTCGGTAAGGATACCTTTGTGCCGACCAATGACATGGTCGCCGCGCTAAATGCGTAGGGCATTATCGATAAAGTCCCGACCAGTCTCAGAGACCTTGCCACGGTGCAGGCGGCTTTTAATACTTGGCATGAACAAAGCGGGCGGCCGCTGTGCCAGTTGTCTACGATGTTGGCGTATACGGTTAATCACTGAGTGCGACTATTTGCCGCGACGGCGCGACGGCGCAACGGCGCAACGGTAAGGAGTCAACGATGCTGAGCGATATCGAGCAACTGGCCCGGGCGTTCAATTGCGCCGAGCGCGTGTTGATTATCACCGGTGCAGGACTTTCAGCTGATTCAGGCTTGCCGACCTATCGTGGCGTTGGCGGCCTCTATAACGGCAATACCAGCGAGGGTTTGCCGATTGAGGCCGCACTTAGCGGACCGATGCTGCAACGTGACCCGGCGCTGTGCTGGAAGTATCTGGCTGAGCTTGGCCGTGCATGTCTTGGCGCACACGCTAATGCGGGGCACCGGGTAATCGCTGAGCTGCAAAGACTCAAGCCGCAGTGTTGGTTGCTAACGCAGAATATTGATGGCTTTCATCGCGCGGCGGGTAGCCCGGATGAAAGACTGATCGAAATTCACGGCCAGCTTGCACCGCTTTACTGCCAGTCATGCGGGCAACTTGAGCATGATCTGGCGGCTTGCCTAGAGGCTCAATTACCACCGCGGTGTCGGCAATGCGCTGGCGTCTTGCGACCGCCAGTGGTGTTGTTTGAAGAGATGCTGCCGGAAAAAGCGCTCGACTCACTTTATCAACAGATCGGTCAGGGCTTTGACTTGGTGCTGACAATCGGGACCAGCGCGAGCTTCCCATATATTGTCGAACCCGTGCTGCGAGCCCGTGCCGCTGGCAGCTTCACGGCGGAAATAAACCCTGCACGAACTGAGCTAAGCGCTACGGTTGATGTGTATTTGCCAGGAAAGGCCTTAGATGTTTTGCCGGAGCTGCTAGGTCACATTTCAGGCGATAGAATTTGCAAATCGACGCTATAGAAGGCATAGTCTCGCGAATTTATTGAATTCGACACGGCTGTGCCCATGCTAAAACGCTTCGCACCCCTCGTGCCTATTGCACTCACGGTTCTTCTGGCGGCCTGTGCTAGCCAGGCACCACAACCTCAGATTACCGAGCCTGTGGCGTTCTCCGACAATACTGCGACGGAAGACTTTACCGACTTTACTGATGCGCTCGCCGAACAGAAGTCTTACCAGCTACCGCAGTTAGCCGACTCTATTCTAGAGCACGGTCTTTCCTTGGTTGGTACGCGCTATCGCTGGGGCGGCAGCACTGTTAAATCGGGATTCGATTGCAGTGGCTTTATCGGCTATTTGTTTGAAGAAGAAGCTGGCATGCAGTTGCCACGTTCTACCCGCGAAATGATTAACATCGATGCGCCGATAGTGAAGCGCGATGAGTTGGAACCAGGTGATTTGGTGTTCTTCAGCACCAATGGCCGTGGCCGCGTTAGCCACGCCGGGATTTATCTGGGGGATGATCGATTTATCCACTCTGCCAGCCGGCGCAGTGGTGGGGTTCGCGTAGACAGCCTGCAAAGTCCCTATTGGAAGCGAACCTACATGGAAGCCAAGCGCGCACTGGCGATGGCTTCAACCGGGCAGGGAGTTACTGTCCGCTAATTTGTTTGTGCAAAGGCGCTTCGGCGCCTTTTTTCATTTTTGTTGTGCCGGTTTCATCGTTGTCTGACACGTTGATGGGGCTGGGGCGGTAGGTATTTTTTTAGCATCCGCAACCGCTGTTGCTGCTCAGGTTTTGTAATGCGTAAATCTCTATTAAGTTTGCTGTTTTGTTGCTCGTTTGGGTTGCTTGCGAGCTTTTCTGTACATGCCACAGATAAACACGCCAAATCAGAAAGAATGTCTCTGGGTAACGCTGCTGCGGTAGTGGGCCGCGCCCAGGAATTGATCGGTGTGCCTTATCGTTGGGGCGGCACCAATGTTCGCCGTGGTTTTGATTGCAGTGGCTTGATCGTTTACCTGTTTGGTAGCGAGGCGAATATCCACCTGCCGCGTACCACTGCGCAGATGATTAAGATGAAGGCCCCTAAAGTCGCCAAAAACGACCTGCGCGCCGGGGACGTGGTGTTCTTTAACCACAACGGCAATGGTCGCGTAAGCCACATTGGCCTGTACATCGGTGAGGGGCGTTTTATTCACGCACCCCGTACCGGTAAGACCATCCGTATCAGTAAGTTGGGTAACAGCTATTGGTCCCGCCACTATATTGGGGCCAAGCGCTTCCTCAACGGTGAGGGTTCGCGCAATCAGCCAATGTTGGCTTCGCGTGCTCGCTCGGGGCTAAATCACAAGGCTGGATTTTCGCGAACTGTGCTCTCTGCGCATAAAGCTTCTCGCAGCCAACCCGTGCTCGCATCACGCTCACGCTTGCGTCATAAGCGATAGCACGGCAGAGTAGGCGCATTAGGGAAGAAGGTGCGCCTCGCATGACTCGAACGATCCGCATTGTATTGATCTCACTTGCAGCGCTGCTCAGCGCCTGCTCCAGTCATCCTCCGGCATCACAGCCTGTCCCTCGAATAACCAATCCCGCCGCCAATGGCAATGCCGATGATGTGCTGATTCGTGCAATTGGCTTGGTCGGCACGCCATACCGTTATGGTGGTAATACGCCTGACGGCGGCTTCGATTGCAGTGGTTTAATTGGTTTCGTCTACCGAGATGTAGCGGGTATCAGCTTGCCACGCACCACTTCGCAACTGAGCCAAATGCGCGGGCAAAACGTGAGTCGCAGCAATCTGCAAAGTGGTGACTTGGTGTTCTTTGCGACCAGTGGCGGCAGCAGAGTCAGCCATGCGGGAATCTATGTGGGTGAAGGCCGGTTTGTGCATGCGCCCTCGAGTGGCGGCACCGTGCGCCTCGACAGCCTGAGCAATCGTTATTGGCAGGGTGCCTATCTGGATGCCAAGCGCGTATTTGGCCCTGAGCTTGCGCACAACATGTGAGAAACCGCTGAAAACTACCGTGTTAGAAAGCCCTGTCGGGCGCTAACTGATGGCGAGCCGGAAAGATAATGACCAACCGAACGCTCAATCTTGATCAGTTGTTGTACCAATACTTGCTCGATGTATCGCTGCGCGAATCGGTGTTGCTTAAGCGCTTGCGCGAAGAAACCGCAGAGCTGGCCAATGCGCGTTGGCAAATAGCACCTGAGCAAGGTCAGTTCATGGCGCTATTGGTGCAGTTGCTTGCGCCAAAGTGCATTGTTGAGGTTGGTACCTTTACCGGTTACAGCGCCATATGCATGGCTCAGGCAATGCCCGCTGGCGGCCAGCTTATTTGCTGCGACTTGCCTGCGGATTACAATGCCATTGCCGAGCGTTATTGGCAGCAAGCTGGAGTTAGCGAATGTATTGAGCAGCGCTTGGCGCCAGCCCTGCAAACCCTGGCTGAGCTTGAAAATGAAGGGCTCACCGAGGCGGTCGATATGATTTTTATCGATGCCGACAAAGCCAATTATCCGCAGTATCTGGAGCAGGCGCTGCGCTTGCTCAAGCCCGGTGGTTTACTGCTTTTCGATAACACCCTGTGGAGCGGTCGAGTGCTTGAGGTTGCGCCTGAAAGCGCTGATACGCGGGCTATTCAAGCGCTTAACCTGCAACTTAAAAATGATCCACGGGTTGACCTGTCGATGCTGCCAGTGGGTGATGGGCTGACGTTGTGCCGTAAGCGCTAAACAGCTTCTATGCCTGAACCTATTCGTCTGCCGCCCCAGCCCGAAGCCTGCGAGTTATGTGCGCGCAATGCGCTGTTAACCCGTCATCATTTGATCCCCAAGTCGCTACATAACAAACCCTACGTGCAAAAGCGCTACGCCAAGAGCGAGCGCATAACGGCCACCTTATGGTTGTGCCGCGCTTGCCATAACCAAGTACACCGCTTATTCAGCGAAAAAGAGCTGGCGCTGACCTACAACACGCGCGATAGCCTTTTGAGTGATGAGCGCCTGCGCACCTTTGTGGCCTGGTTGGCGGACAAACCTGCTGGCTTTCATCCGCGTCACTGACTTCAATTCGGTGGTTTTCTGCGAAATCAGGTAATCGCAAGCCGTCTGTGCATTGTTGTTTGACCTTCTGCTCGCAAGTCACTACTCTGCGCGGCTTGCTTCAGGTGCCTTGTATTTACAGGGTGAAACAGGGAAGTCGGTGCGTTTCGCGTGTTCACGCCAAACTATTCCGACGCTGCCCCCGCAACGGTAAACGAGTCAAATCAAACGCTTTTTCAACCACTGTGCATCTGCATGGGAAGGTGCGTTTGTAGCTGTGCTGGTAACAGCGCGCTGCTCGTAAGCCCGGAGACCGGCCTGTCGCAATTTCACGGCATCGCGGAGGGCTTTGTCGGGCGTAGCACCGTCTTGTGCGTCTTTGCGTGCCTGTGGTTAATGCGTCCGCTGTTCTCCGTATGTCTTTCCCAGCCTAGGTCGCACGGGTGAGAGCGGCGGAGCATATACGATGAACAGTAAGTCCTTTTTCACGTCAGCAGCAGTTCTGTTCTGCGGCGTTTCCAGCGGTTCGCAGGTTTTCGCAGTAGAACCGAACCAGCTTGACGATACCGTGGTTACCGCCACGCGCACGGCGCAAACAGCTGAACAGAGCCTGTCTGCCGTGACTGTATTTGACCGTGCAGAAATCGAGCAAAGTCAGGTCAACTCTGTACCTGAGTTATTGCGCAAAGTCCCGGGTGTTTCGTTGGCCAACAATGGTGGTCCGGGAAAGTCGACCTCGCTGTTTATGCGCGGCACTGAGTCTGATCATATTTTGGTGATGATCGATGGGGTCAAGGTTGGCTCTGTCAGCTCGGGCGGCGCAGCCTTGCAGGACCTGCCAATCGAGTTGATCGAGCGTGTTGAGGTGGTGCGCGGCCCACGCTCTAGCCTGTATGGCTCAGAAGCGATTGGTGGAGTCATCCAGATTTTTACCCGTAAAGGGCAGAACGGCGGTGCCAAACCGTTTTTCTCGGCAGGTTACGGCACCCATGACACCTACACCGGCAGCGCAGGTGTTTCCGGTGGCGACGACAAGGCCTGGTACAGCGTCGGGGTCAGCAGTTCGGACACCGACGGCATCAATGTCAAATCGGCAAATATCAACGGCTATGAAAGCGACGACGATGGTTATCGCAACCTGTCGGGTAGCTTGAGCGCCGGTTACCGTTTCGACAACGGCCTGGAACTTGATGGCAACGTGCTTAAAGCCAAGTCGCATAATGATTACGACAGCGTCAGCCGTAGCCGCACTTCAGGTTTCAACGCCAATGCTGATGGCGAGACCAACGTTTACGGTGCGCGTGCGCGTTTCTCTCCCTTCGATATCTGGCTGGTTACTTTGCAAGCCGGGCGCAGCGAAGATAAGTCCGACAGCTACACCGACGGTAGCTTCGAGTCCCGCTTTGACAGTCGCCGCGATACCGCCAGCTGGCAGAACGATGTAACCATTGCTGATGGCCAAACCTTGACCATGGGCACTGACTACCAGCGCGACGAGATCAACGGCAGCACCGACTACGACAGTGACTCGCGCGACAATAATGGCTACTTCGTTCAGTACCTGGGTGATGTCGGGCGTCATGACTGGCAAGTGGCACTGCGCCGCGATGATAACCAGCAATTCGGTGATCACCAGACAGGCAATGTTGCCTATGGCTTTGCCCTGACTGACTGGTTGCGCAGCACCATCAGCTACGGCACTGCATTTAAGGCGCCGACGTTCAACGAGTTGTATTTCCCCGATTATGGCAATCCAAACCTGGATGCTGAAACCTCGGAGAGCCTGGAAATTGGGCTGACCGGTCAGCACGATTGGGGGCACTGGTCGATTAACGCTTTCCGCAATGAAATCGACGACCTGATTGCTTATGACTCCTCAATTCAAGGCCCGTCAAACGTCGATAAGGCACGAATCAATGGGGTTGAACTGGTGGTGGCCAGCCAGCTGCTAGGTTTCGACTGGAACGCAAACTACACCCTGATGGATCCGGAAAACCAGTCGGGCGGGGCCAATGATGGCAACGAATTGGCGCGCCGGGCCAAGCAACTGTTCAACCTTGATGTGGATCGCCGGATAGGCAAGTTCAGCATCGGTGGCAGCGTGCATGCCGAAGGCCAGCGTTACGACGACTTGGCCAACACCAAGGAGCTTTCGGGCTTCGCCACGGTTGATCTACGCGGTGAGTATCGCCTGACCGAGGAATGGCGCCTGCAAAGCCGCATAGCGAATTTGCTCGGTGCCGATTATGAAACTGCCGAGGGCTACAACCAGCCAGGGCAGGCCGTGTATTTCAGCGTGCGTTACCAAGCGCTCTAGCGGATAAAACCACTAAGGCAATGCCCGGAACGTCCCAGGGCGTTCTGGTGCAACCCACAGGAGAAGATGATGAACCTTTCACCGCGTAACCAGTTGCTGGTCGGCATTGCACTTGCTGCCTTGATGGCCATGACCCGTGGTCAACATTTCGCCACGGTCAACCTGCCCAGCGCATCCTGGGCTGTGTTCTTTATGGCAGGTGTGTTGCTTAAACCGCGCTGGGTATTTCCTGCGTTGTTTGTCGAGGCTTCGTTGCTCGATATGGCTGCTGTGCAATGGGCGGGCGTGAGTGACTGGTGCATGTCACCTGCTTATTGGATGTTGATCCCAGCCTATGGCTCACTCTGGTTGGGTGGGCGGTTGTATGCCGGTATGCACCGTCATCAACTGAGTAACCTGTTATTGCTGGCTGCAATTGCCTCGGTGAGCGCTTTTGTCTGTTATCTATTTTCAGGTGGCGGGTTTCTGTTCTTCTCGGGCCGTTACCCGGACC
Proteins encoded:
- a CDS encoding O-methyltransferase, with protein sequence MTNRTLNLDQLLYQYLLDVSLRESVLLKRLREETAELANARWQIAPEQGQFMALLVQLLAPKCIVEVGTFTGYSAICMAQAMPAGGQLICCDLPADYNAIAERYWQQAGVSECIEQRLAPALQTLAELENEGLTEAVDMIFIDADKANYPQYLEQALRLLKPGGLLLFDNTLWSGRVLEVAPESADTRAIQALNLQLKNDPRVDLSMLPVGDGLTLCRKR
- the btuB gene encoding TonB-dependent vitamin B12 receptor, with translation MNSKSFFTSAAVLFCGVSSGSQVFAVEPNQLDDTVVTATRTAQTAEQSLSAVTVFDRAEIEQSQVNSVPELLRKVPGVSLANNGGPGKSTSLFMRGTESDHILVMIDGVKVGSVSSGGAALQDLPIELIERVEVVRGPRSSLYGSEAIGGVIQIFTRKGQNGGAKPFFSAGYGTHDTYTGSAGVSGGDDKAWYSVGVSSSDTDGINVKSANINGYESDDDGYRNLSGSLSAGYRFDNGLELDGNVLKAKSHNDYDSVSRSRTSGFNANADGETNVYGARARFSPFDIWLVTLQAGRSEDKSDSYTDGSFESRFDSRRDTASWQNDVTIADGQTLTMGTDYQRDEINGSTDYDSDSRDNNGYFVQYLGDVGRHDWQVALRRDDNQQFGDHQTGNVAYGFALTDWLRSTISYGTAFKAPTFNELYFPDYGNPNLDAETSESLEIGLTGQHDWGHWSINAFRNEIDDLIAYDSSIQGPSNVDKARINGVELVVASQLLGFDWNANYTLMDPENQSGGANDGNELARRAKQLFNLDVDRRIGKFSIGGSVHAEGQRYDDLANTKELSGFATVDLRGEYRLTEEWRLQSRIANLLGADYETAEGYNQPGQAVYFSVRYQAL